The following coding sequences lie in one Kribbella sp. NBC_00709 genomic window:
- a CDS encoding dihydrofolate reductase family protein, giving the protein MSKVLCALAVSVDGYITGRDSGPDRGLGDAPMLFDWYFDGDTPSQVFDGFKLSAPSARMFDALAGRVGAVIAGHKTYDDSSHFGGGSPHAKAPLVVLSHGPVAEISEQQTLANTIEDAVAAARKIADGKDVGLMGGGAVTAALKAGLVDELVLHQVPILLGGGRPFFQDLPEQVRLNLVEAVPAPGVTHLHYSVVR; this is encoded by the coding sequence ATGAGCAAGGTCCTCTGCGCCCTCGCCGTCTCGGTCGACGGCTACATCACCGGCCGCGACTCCGGTCCGGACCGCGGCCTCGGCGACGCACCGATGCTGTTCGACTGGTACTTCGACGGTGACACCCCGAGCCAGGTCTTCGACGGTTTCAAGCTGAGCGCCCCGAGCGCCCGGATGTTCGACGCGCTCGCCGGCCGGGTCGGCGCAGTCATCGCCGGCCACAAGACGTACGACGACTCCAGCCACTTCGGCGGCGGCAGCCCGCACGCCAAGGCGCCGCTGGTCGTGCTGAGCCACGGTCCGGTGGCGGAGATCAGCGAGCAGCAGACGCTCGCCAACACCATCGAGGACGCGGTCGCCGCGGCGCGCAAGATCGCGGACGGCAAGGACGTCGGTCTGATGGGTGGCGGTGCTGTGACGGCAGCGCTGAAGGCCGGGCTCGTCGACGAGCTCGTGCTGCACCAGGTGCCGATCCTGCTCGGCGGCGGCCGGCCCTTCTTCCAGGACCTGCCCGAACAGGTGCGACTCAACCTCGTCGAGGCGGTGCCCGCGCCTGGCGTGACCCACCTCCACTACTCCGTCGTCCGCTGA
- a CDS encoding winged helix-turn-helix transcriptional regulator, whose protein sequence is MQRTDFSEMACSIARTLDVMGEPWSPLILRDIFVGMSRFEQLQADLGISRKVLTERLNHLVDRGVLERRPYDKRPRYEYVLTGKGLELIDVLMVMVAWGDKWLAGEAGPPVLYRHHACGEISHVELSCSHCGKPMHGNDIDVLPGPGAAA, encoded by the coding sequence ATGCAGCGCACAGACTTCAGTGAGATGGCGTGCTCGATCGCGCGCACGCTCGACGTGATGGGCGAGCCGTGGTCGCCGTTGATCCTGCGCGACATCTTCGTCGGGATGTCGCGGTTCGAGCAGCTCCAGGCGGACCTCGGGATCTCCCGCAAGGTGCTCACCGAGCGGCTCAACCATCTGGTCGATCGTGGCGTGCTGGAGCGCCGGCCGTACGACAAGCGCCCGCGCTACGAGTACGTGCTGACCGGCAAGGGCCTGGAGCTGATCGACGTCCTCATGGTGATGGTTGCCTGGGGCGACAAATGGCTCGCGGGCGAGGCAGGCCCGCCGGTGCTGTACCGGCACCACGCCTGCGGAGAGATCAGCCATGTGGAGCTCAGTTGCTCCCACTGCGGCAAGCCGATGCACGGCAACGACATCGACGTACTCCCAGGGCCAGGGGCGGCAGCCTAG
- a CDS encoding phosphotransferase enzyme family protein, with amino-acid sequence MDLERDYGLTVSSVEPHPGGFATDGWVADGLWFVKVWKEGEPAVGLERLGELRALGLPVVEPVRTLQGDLSAMDDRRAYAVFPYVQGRTATWDDWRVAARALRQIHDAPMRVTLPRADISEPHIRALEQQLQHPWIVDRADVVSAALGRLDEVRSRLAPVRDVLCHTDFHGLNVMIGDDGEVAAILDWENAVIGPREYDVWVAADGGRIPEFLDEYGVDDLDPDHLEFALLARGLRDLSARVSRTVDRPGVDTWGFDRIARVDSDLDEFRPYCS; translated from the coding sequence GTGGACCTGGAACGCGACTACGGGCTGACCGTCTCATCAGTGGAACCGCACCCCGGCGGGTTCGCCACTGACGGCTGGGTGGCCGACGGACTGTGGTTCGTGAAGGTCTGGAAGGAAGGCGAACCGGCGGTCGGGCTGGAGCGGCTGGGGGAGTTGCGGGCGCTCGGGCTGCCGGTCGTGGAACCGGTCCGGACCCTGCAGGGCGACCTGTCTGCCATGGACGACCGACGAGCGTATGCCGTTTTCCCTTATGTACAAGGGCGTACGGCGACATGGGACGACTGGCGCGTCGCCGCGCGGGCTCTGCGCCAGATCCACGATGCGCCGATGCGGGTGACGCTGCCGCGCGCCGATATCAGTGAGCCGCACATCCGCGCTCTGGAACAGCAGCTGCAGCACCCGTGGATCGTGGATCGGGCGGACGTGGTGTCCGCGGCGCTGGGGCGGCTGGACGAGGTGCGATCGCGGCTCGCGCCGGTGCGCGACGTGCTGTGCCACACCGACTTCCACGGGCTGAATGTGATGATCGGCGACGACGGTGAGGTAGCGGCGATCCTCGACTGGGAGAACGCCGTCATCGGACCCCGCGAGTACGACGTGTGGGTCGCGGCCGACGGTGGGCGGATCCCGGAGTTCCTCGACGAGTACGGCGTCGACGATCTCGATCCCGATCACCTCGAGTTCGCGCTCCTGGCCCGCGGGCTTCGGGACCTGTCGGCGCGGGTCTCGCGCACCGTCGACCGCCCGGGCGTGGACACGTGGGGCTTCGACCGGATCGCGCGGGTGGACAGCGATCTCGACGAGTTCCGCCCGTACTGCTCCTAG